Sequence from the Salvelinus alpinus chromosome 35, SLU_Salpinus.1, whole genome shotgun sequence genome:
AATCATTGTCATGCATGGACTGCGTAAGCACTACCTTGTACAGTTTAGTGTACATTCTCAACACAATCACACAAGTTATAGCGGACATGATCAAACCAACAGTATACCACTCTTTTCCTCCAGCTGTAGTACAATCATGTTTTTGTGATATGAAACTTGTTCAAGTGAAAGGAAACTCTCGTCCTGTAGAGGCAGTCAACTTACTGTTGATATCAACATTCCATGCAAACCTGGCCTTGTTAAAACAAGTCAGAGTGAACAGAAAGATGAATGTGAACAACAGTTTGATATTTGACTCAGATGTCTGTCAGGAGACAAGCTCCCTAACACTCACAAAACTAGAATGGTCTGCATGGCATATTATTTCTGCCATGACACCTGAGTAAAAGacgtcctcctctatcctactctaCATTGACActaaatgtactgtaatgtacagtAAGCTTTACCCAAATAAGGGCCAAACATTCATTTATCATGATGTTAATACTAATTGCATTAGTGATTCAATATATGCACTTTGACTAATGATTCCTAACCTATCTCATAgacagagaaggaggaagaggatgccAGAGGGGAGGACGAAGGGTCCCAGGTGATGACCCCAGCCCTGCTCCAAGGGGATGTGGCGGGGGGTAATCCCCAAGCTCATTCTGACTCTCCCCTCCACCAGTGGGGCTCCCTGGCCACAGAGCTGATCCAGAGCAGCGTCCTGCCCCAGTGTGGCTCCACAGGGGGCCAGCTCTACGTCCTGACAGGGCTCAGGCTGGGGCCCGGGATGGAGGAGGGTGGGGATGGGGGGTGTGAGGCTGGGGTGCAATGgtctgcagtgtgctgtgctGGCCCAGAGGGACAGAGTGGGTTCAGTGTGGGGgtagtgagagagacagggggaggggagagggtggtGAGTGTTAAGGAGCTGGAACACATGATTGGAGTGACAGATCTATTTTCAGAGGGTTGCGGGGAAGCAAATGGGGAAACGGAGGAAGACATAGTGACACTGCTCAGTGATGCGATGGTCGGAGTCGTAGAAAAGCAAAGAGCGGTCGCAAGGCCAGACGCCATTGAGGAAACACTAGATGAGACTACTGACCAAAGCATAGAGGCACTACCTGCCGACACAGAACCTCTCATCACTCCTTCAGTGGACAACGAGACACTGGCCTCTGAGTCGGACACAGAGTCGTCCAGCAACCCTCTGGTGTATATCAtcacctcctctgtctccctgctcATGGCCCCTCTACGCCCTGTAGTCTCCACCCTCATTGGGATCCCTGGACAGGTGATTACTGATGGAATGCAATACTgtgattgaattgaattgaatttatttTGGGTAACAGACATATTAAACAAAATGTACAAGGTGGACTCAGAGGATATCACTTGAAAGTATTAATTAAAACGCTCgtttccaaagtggtcctcgatggtaaaaacaataacacatgATGGTTCCATATCCTTTTATATTTCTGATCACAAAAATAAGTTTCTGTTATAACAGACAATATCTTGTAACAGAACatatctcctctcctcgtctAGGTGGCCTTTGTCCTACAGGAAGACCTGGGGGTCCTGTCTGCCCTGCCAGGCGACATCCTTTCTGTGTTCTACAACATGGCGTCTGACCTGGTGTCTGGGGTCGGCTCAGTCACAGGCCTGATACTTGGTGTGGGGGAGATGTGCTTCTCCACCCTGTACTGCATTACAGCCCCACTGGTGGGCTCTCTGTTCACCAGCTGCCAGGACGGGGTCACAGGGGTGGGCACCCTGGCCTGGGATGGGGTGGGCATATTCGGGAGGATCTTTGACAACGCCTGGTGGGTGTCCAGGGTGGTCGGGGACCAGGCGTGGGAGCAGGGTGGGGGGTATGTGGGGTCGGTGGTGTCTGAGATGGGAGGGCAGGTGAAGGCAGTGGGTGGGGGACTGGGGAAGCTGGCGTGGAGGTGTGGGAATGGGGTGGGGAACGCGGTGAGGTTGGCAGGAGGGCTGGTAGTAGGGAGCGCGGAAACGGTTGTGGAGAATGTGATGGAGGCCTTTGGGCAGGACCAGAACTGTGGATGGTTTGGGTCTACAGAGAATGTTCATCAATAACATTGCAGATTTATTGCAAACCTTGAAAATTGTGTATCGTATTCTTATAAAGTATGTAAATATGCACCAGATAGCAAGAGAGAATTGATGGGTACACCGCAATGCCAAAGCCTCTAGCTAAGCTGTCTAACATAAACCCATAGTTAGTCACACAAcacattttcatatttttttgctccCTAAAGTAGATGACTTCTACTTCTACTACTTCTTAGTTGTAAAGAAGCAGGATCCCAAAAGACTAAAGCTGAGATGAATGGTATATGTGTCAGAAAGTGAAGCAGGGTAGCCCCATGGCCATTTGATCAATTACAATATGGTATTATTTTGAGGAAACATGCTTTCACTGTGTGAGTTCAAATGGTAATAGGTGTTAGAATTGATGTTACTTTATGAACTATATGCTTGCTTGATTAAAAAAGGATAATTGATTGATCACACCCACTCAGACTAATGCAATTTTTTAATTTGTCTATCAATATATTTTGCCTTAAAGCTGGATCGTTTTAATTTGCACATTCATAACACTGCAATAATTGGTCTGAGTGAGACTCTGGACAAatgtcattgtcaatttggaaaaGGCATTCTTGCAGACCGCCTTGGTGTGGCGGAAATGAATCTGACCAAAGAGTCCTTCGAACCAAACATGTGCGCCATATTGCGTCAGACGGCCGACTACTGTAATACGCTGCTTATCCGGAACTCATGAGTTGACGTCCCTTTCTTATTCATTCAAAGGTATGGACAACTTTTGCAAGTGCCATTTAGTTTAAAATTATGTATTATATCAAAAGTTTGTGTACGTAATTAATGGTGTAAGGCAGGCGAATAACTACCAATTTTTACGGTAAAAAGCAGAGGGATGGGGCTGGTGAAATGTAACAACTCTCAAGTTCATAGatggagctatggatgcaaggactgaccattcatGATCTCAACATGATAGTTTAAAAAATAATTGGGGGCTATaccgtgtttgtttacatttagctaacgttactttgtttacaaacattggagtaaaacaagcttatattttgggttctgatggtgtACGACCATTGAAcgaagctcatgaggcatttagctatgttatatttttcaagaatgaatgggtacatatcatttaTTTACAATGGATATAGCAAATGCATATTGTCACTTGTAACGTTACTGCTTGCCAAAGCTGATGATTAGCTAACCGACTAAACTCAGCTCATAAACTTCCTTCaccattacatttttacatttacatttaagtcatttagcagacgctcttatccagagcgacttacaaattggtgcattcaccttatgatatccagtggaacaaccactttacaatagtgcatctaattcttttaagggggggggggggggttagaaggattacttcatcctatcctaggtattccttaaagaggtggggtttcaggtgtctccggaaggtggtgattgactccgctgacctggcgtcgtgagggagtttgttccaccattggggtgccagagcagcgaacagttttgactgggctgagcgggaactgtacttcctcagaggtagggaggcgagcaggccagaggtggatgaacgcagtgcccttgtttgggtgtagggcctgatcagagcctgaaggtacggaggtgccgttcccctcacagctccgtaggcaagcaccatggtcttgtagcggatgcgagcttcaactggaagccagtggagagagcggggtgacgtgagagaacttgggaaagttgaacaccagacgggctgcggcgttctggatgagttgtaggggtttaatggcacaggcagggagcccagccaacagcgatttgcagtaatccagacgggagatgacaagtgcctggattaggacctgcgccgcttcctgcgtgaggcagggtcgtactctgcgaatgttgtagagcatgaacctacaggaacgggtcaccgccatAGAGTGGAGTTTAGTCCGCTAAtggttaagttagctggctagcctgtTAGCATGTATTTTCTGTTTGACAGGTTAGTTGCACTAGAAAATATTGCATGAGTCGATGCATAGCTATCTGCGCACATCTCGGTTTGTGGAACTGTCTGTTTACTTACCATatttttagctaacgttagcgtttGTTACTTGCAAGAGATGTCACGTTAGTATAGCATAACTTAAGTTAGCATAAACAAACATGCCCAAAACAGTAACGGTACTGCCTACTGTTATGTAGCTAGCCTGCTAGTTTTAGCTGAGATTGGATGACTTGTGAAGTGGTTTGCATCCAATAGTCTGTACTATTTCACGAAGCATT
This genomic interval carries:
- the LOC139564156 gene encoding uncharacterized protein, with amino-acid sequence MLLLRWCPAGVSVSTAGWILLGLTLELSLPVTALSEPDPGFSLCRQSFYRQTPPLGLSVGGGPLLTPLCHRLPRGQSFATLYHPTCDAAVYSAFQLSQGWGVRGGKEEGTEKEEEDARGEDEGSQVMTPALLQGDVAGGNPQAHSDSPLHQWGSLATELIQSSVLPQCGSTGGQLYVLTGLRLGPGMEEGGDGGCEAGVQWSAVCCAGPEGQSGFSVGVVRETGGGERVVSVKELEHMIGVTDLFSEGCGEANGETEEDIVTLLSDAMVGVVEKQRAVARPDAIEETLDETTDQSIEALPADTEPLITPSVDNETLASESDTESSSNPLVYIITSSVSLLMAPLRPVVSTLIGIPGQVAFVLQEDLGVLSALPGDILSVFYNMASDLVSGVGSVTGLILGVGEMCFSTLYCITAPLVGSLFTSCQDGVTGVGTLAWDGVGIFGRIFDNAWWVSRVVGDQAWEQGGGYVGSVVSEMGGQVKAVGGGLGKLAWRCGNGVGNAVRLAGGLVVGSAETVVENVMEAFGQDQNCGWFGSTENVHQ